A genomic segment from ANME-2 cluster archaeon encodes:
- a CDS encoding DUF3344 domain-containing protein has translation MTIKKINPHIFLVIIMIAVLQLLSLHPVLAVSTVHTETERWNPDGVLLHTIKHGTVNGGIYVGGGHGMEYTTSYTQNFTVPNGTVKWARLYVSAKDTPWLNLSLNGHFLGNYTDLTNNSKVYSNYKTDDHGMCWAYYDNVDEWIVNGINTATADLGSRVGLNTKSWGIMLIAVFEGGDSPELIEYWVNEGNPLLHGNHPPFTWHHNTTNTTFADITEVNNVTTATLWTAYIWGSEESKPEPHDSLWLNLDLIAEDASDGSGTDDQGNIWRGACFDLEKWDVTRSLVRDNVVLYDRGEDSILCPVGAVLIVKQSSEPAAASQTVHPDKQILPLESLEVTPDTPDIDILVPEWQSNAQMLTSVTPGNLNFSVQVGGSDTGSLFVVNTGTEVSSYKVYVDEDYVDWFDILPDNFNLSGNEKKEVKLKLKPHLSANGEYDLKVYVAASPPSSDFCVGSDIKVPLHAAVSNSGIKLGIILVLSVIGAGGVLLLQRQQKS, from the coding sequence ATGACAATAAAAAAAATAAATCCACATATATTTCTTGTAATCATCATGATAGCTGTGCTGCAGCTATTATCTTTACATCCTGTGCTGGCTGTGTCAACCGTGCATACAGAAACGGAAAGGTGGAACCCTGACGGTGTTTTGTTGCACACAATCAAGCACGGTACAGTTAATGGCGGCATATACGTTGGCGGCGGGCACGGCATGGAGTACACAACCAGCTATACCCAGAACTTCACAGTACCAAATGGAACCGTGAAGTGGGCACGGCTGTATGTAAGTGCGAAAGATACCCCATGGTTAAATCTTTCCTTGAACGGACATTTCCTGGGCAATTATACTGATCTTACCAATAATTCTAAGGTGTACTCAAACTATAAAACTGATGATCATGGCATGTGCTGGGCATATTATGATAATGTGGATGAATGGATCGTGAATGGCATTAATACGGCTACGGCAGATCTTGGTTCAAGGGTTGGCCTCAACACCAAATCATGGGGTATTATGCTTATCGCAGTATTTGAAGGGGGAGATAGTCCTGAGTTAATAGAATATTGGGTCAATGAAGGAAATCCCCTCTTACACGGCAATCATCCACCGTTCACCTGGCATCACAACACCACAAACACTACATTCGCAGATATCACTGAGGTGAATAATGTGACCACTGCCACCTTGTGGACAGCATATATATGGGGCAGCGAAGAGAGTAAGCCGGAGCCACATGATTCTCTGTGGTTAAACTTGGATCTTATAGCTGAGGACGCATCAGATGGATCTGGGACTGATGATCAGGGCAACATATGGAGAGGCGCATGCTTTGATCTGGAAAAATGGGACGTTACCCGCAGTCTGGTCCGGGATAATGTGGTTTTGTATGACCGGGGTGAAGACAGTATTCTTTGCCCTGTTGGGGCTGTACTTATTGTTAAGCAAAGCTCAGAACCCGCCGCAGCAAGCCAGACGGTGCATCCGGATAAGCAAATCCTGCCACTTGAGTCACTGGAGGTTACACCGGACACACCTGACATTGATATCCTTGTACCAGAGTGGCAGAGTAATGCACAAATGCTTACCAGTGTCACTCCTGGCAACTTGAATTTCAGTGTGCAGGTTGGTGGTTCAGATACTGGTTCACTGTTCGTGGTAAATACCGGCACCGAAGTTTCAAGCTATAAGGTATACGTGGATGAAGATTATGTTGACTGGTTTGATATTTTACCTGATAATTTCAATCTGAGCGGCAATGAGAAGAAAGAGGTAAAATTAAAATTAAAGCCGCACCTGTCTGCAAATGGGGAGTACGATCTCAAAGTATATGTTGCTGCGTCCCCACCTTCTTCTGATTTCTGTGTGGGCAGCGATATCAAGGTGCCTCTTCATGCCGCAGTGTCAAATTCAGGAATAAAGTTGGGTATAATACTAGTATTATCAGTCATTGGAGCAGGTGGTGTTCTATTACTTCAAAGGCAACAAAAATCATGA
- a CDS encoding DUF3344 domain-containing protein, whose product MKQFHNDNKKIARIFLSCAVIAVLLLLSVNMAIADYEFDGFPKTDELEEVEQGSVKGGVYIDGGHGVGLSPYTQSFNVPEGEVKWARLYVGVWGGKKENTGSVAVTFNDKELETLELEGEADTNSNVYCSSHGVYWIYYDVTDNTTSGPIDAVVTTSGEIDGRMYGVVLVAVYEESDGEEVEYWINDGNVNLHGEGWSGEYATNDEALAEFAGTVDVDTFAAARLTVVYLTGTPGLNDYLYFNDEKLCDGDNCDDIANSKQSFDIKTFDVIDYIEKEANKATFELGDEDYVHPVLAVLSLHTEEEGDSDLTVSNVAVPILYTGSTNTISATIENIGDDPAYGFQAALYVDSEVVSTASISSLAVDRNKTVDFTWKPDREGEHVLWVYADYNDKKAELCEINNNNTPLTVNVIDFTPPEIEIDLPEDGEIVDTDVITVSGTIEDTSKNISVLVNGAPVILSGKKWSAPVSLYYGYNKIIVNAVDGANNSATEFVLVKSLVHPSGESESIPLEESKGIIDTAMTVVKAPVDKIGRLFFGLGVLIIIVSIAAVYWWRKRLK is encoded by the coding sequence ATGAAACAATTTCATAATGATAATAAAAAAATAGCACGCATATTTCTCTCATGTGCCGTGATAGCCGTGCTGCTATTATTATCGGTCAACATGGCAATTGCAGATTATGAGTTCGACGGCTTTCCTAAAACAGATGAACTCGAAGAGGTAGAACAAGGCTCTGTCAAAGGTGGTGTATATATCGATGGAGGTCATGGAGTCGGCTTATCTCCCTATACCCAGTCTTTCAATGTCCCTGAGGGAGAAGTAAAATGGGCAAGATTGTATGTGGGTGTATGGGGTGGCAAAAAAGAAAATACTGGCAGCGTAGCTGTAACTTTCAACGATAAAGAATTGGAGACCCTGGAACTTGAAGGTGAAGCTGACACTAATTCCAATGTCTACTGTTCTAGTCACGGAGTCTACTGGATATACTATGATGTCACTGATAATACTACTTCCGGCCCTATCGATGCCGTGGTAACGACCAGCGGCGAAATCGACGGCAGGATGTATGGAGTTGTGCTTGTGGCAGTTTATGAAGAATCAGACGGCGAGGAGGTAGAATACTGGATCAATGATGGGAATGTAAACCTGCACGGTGAAGGCTGGTCAGGTGAGTATGCAACGAATGATGAAGCACTGGCAGAGTTTGCAGGTACGGTAGATGTGGATACGTTTGCCGCAGCCCGGCTTACAGTAGTATACCTAACCGGTACACCTGGTTTGAACGACTACCTCTATTTTAATGATGAAAAATTATGTGATGGAGACAACTGTGATGATATTGCAAACTCAAAGCAGAGTTTTGATATTAAAACCTTTGATGTGATAGACTACATTGAAAAAGAAGCAAATAAGGCAACGTTCGAACTGGGAGATGAGGATTATGTGCATCCTGTCTTGGCTGTGCTGAGCCTGCATACGGAAGAAGAAGGAGATTCGGATCTGACAGTTTCCAATGTTGCAGTTCCTATTCTGTACACAGGGAGCACCAATACCATCTCTGCCACAATAGAAAATATCGGCGATGACCCAGCTTACGGTTTCCAGGCTGCCCTGTATGTGGACAGTGAAGTAGTTTCTACGGCTTCCATATCATCGCTTGCGGTGGATAGAAACAAAACCGTGGATTTCACCTGGAAACCGGATCGCGAAGGGGAACATGTGCTGTGGGTCTATGCCGACTACAATGATAAAAAAGCAGAGTTGTGCGAGATAAATAACAATAACACGCCCCTGACCGTGAATGTCATTGATTTTACGCCTCCTGAAATCGAAATAGATCTGCCCGAAGATGGGGAAATTGTAGACACAGATGTCATTACGGTCAGCGGAACCATTGAGGACACAAGTAAAAATATCTCAGTCTTAGTAAACGGAGCACCTGTCATTCTTTCGGGTAAGAAATGGAGTGCGCCTGTTTCACTATATTATGGATATAATAAGATCATTGTAAATGCAGTGGATGGTGCAAATAATTCAGCAACAGAATTCGTACTTGTTAAATCACTGGTACACCCGAGTGGGGAATCGGAAAGCATACCATTGGAGGAAAGTAAAGGTATAATTGATACTGCCATGACAGTTGTCAAGGCTCCTGTTGATAAAATTGGCAGATTATTTTTCGGACTTGGTGTACTAATTATCATTGTTTCAATAGCTGCCGTATATTGGTGGAGGAAGAGATTGAAATGA